The following DNA comes from Solanum stenotomum isolate F172 chromosome 11, ASM1918654v1, whole genome shotgun sequence.
AACACATGtatgttcaactttatacaagtttacgTACCTACTTGTGCACACAAAGTTGGAGAACATAAAGTTAAAAGACACATATATATGCTCAATTGTCCTAAGCTTAGCACAACTTTGTCACCCAAACCTAGTGGAAACTCTGTTGGAATTGAATGAAACAAaaccaaaaaggaaaaggaagaaGTTACTTGTATATGAAGATTATCCTGTAGAAATGCATGAGTATCATGAGAAAATTACTAAGGTTCAGCTCAGAAGCTCCTATTATAAATCAGGATGAATGAAGTTGATAGAACTGGATTCACAAAAGCACATGATATTAAAAGAGTGATTGAACTTTTGTTGAACTATACTGCACAATATTATTAACATTATCCCAATTGAGTACATAGGGTTGATGCAATTTAAGTTTAAATGTATTGCGGTACTATACTTCTATTTTATTAACTAGATAGGAATATTGTATGTGCTTAGCACGGACCCAACACCGCAACTTACATTGATACAATCATACAAAACTAACCACGGCAATAGCcgcaaagaaaaaagaaatcaaactAATTTAATCCAATGACATCCGAGTcaactataaaattgaataacatTCTGCACCTCTACTTTTGATTTAAGTAGTCCAAAATGTAGCATACATCAATTGATTTTGCAGATTGGCagattcttctcttttttttttctttttttattacttcGACTTGGACAACTTCGTTATTGATCtgataaatatattaatgtATACACGTCTGTctatacaaatatttacatgTTAAAGTTCACATAAACTTTGGATCTAAAGTATATAAGTACTTATATTAAGCAATATATATGAAACTTAAAGCTTTTAGCCACTGCTACATAACAAGTTTTTGAAGCTCCTCATGATCTGACAGCCTAGTTTCACCTTAGCAACTCTTTTACATTCTTCGGCTCACCACAAGACAACAATATCTGACTTCTCCACATTGAAGAATCACACAAACCTCCTTTTGAGAGATGAAAATCCAAAGTTTTCCACTGGATAGTAATGTAAAACACACATTAATCAAGATtcaattttctttaataaagtTCACTAACAAGTAATCATTTTTCATGAAACTCCAAGAAAGAAAAACCCcaaatcacaattcacaaaaCCCACCTACCATTTCCTCCTTCCATACACAAATTTACGCAAGAAACCCAATAACCAACATAAGAGAAAGTAAATCATCGAATCAGTAATCAAAAAAAcgcaaagaaagagaaaaaccCAGTACTCTAATTACCTTCCTACAGTAATCATATCATTAATACAACTCCAGCATTCAATTTCCCAGTCTGATTATTCCCCAACGCCGATGAAGACGAACGCCTATTTTGGGTTGCCGTCATTTCCCCTTCTGCAAGAACGAAGAGATAGCCGTTGctcatgtttatatttttatatttatcatttaactATATTATAGAAGGGAATTAAAGGAGCGTAGGGTCAAGAGGCTATTTTGGGAATTACCAAATTTGAGAGCCAATTGAATTTTCTCTTGTGTCttcaaactttagttgttattatagtaataaatataaataatatgttattttaaattagataaaaaaaatataataaatcacaataattaacaacttaatctatttaaaaatgagaagatgaccacataaattgagacaaatagagtaacatatattgggctACTTAGGATCGATCAAAATATTCTCCAATTTGTCTTTCTACTTCAGTTTCTTCGATTCATATTTAGTACCTTCTccgttttaaattatttatcttactttctttttaagtatgttatgaatttaaaaaatacgaATATAGTAttacaaatcacaataattaacaacttaaaatatttaaaagcatattaaaaatttagttgACTCTCGAAATTTCATACGTGATCACATAAAATTGGGACAAAGAgtgacatatattatttgatatttacataaaaagtataataaatcacaataattaacaatttaaaatattgaattgagACAaataaagtaacatatattgggttgTGCTTGTACGGACTATTgtatctagtatatatagtCATTGctcatgtttatatttttatttatatttatcatatatatattatactataaGAGGGAAAAATATTAGGCAAAAGTTAGATTACTATTTTGCCTCTACACTAAATcataatctaattaattaaatattagtaaataaatttctaatttattatATAGTCTTAATTACTCCTaatttaaaagttgaaaagtttAAACAGATAATTacatttactatatatatatatacacattagGGAGGTGATATTTTGGCCATATATAAATCATGAGATCAGAACTTTTAGTAGAGAAGCATTATTCTGAAGTTGGTTTTGAATTACCTACACAAAGAGCTCTGCCGATAGGAGAGTCATCTTCCGTTACAAAAAGAGGTTAAACGCCTAAACTTATCAGTATTAAAGGGGTAGCTACGATTAGACAAGTGATGAAAGTAAAACCTTTGTTGCAGGATCAAAGTGTTTCATAGCattgaattttatgatttttatctATGTTGCTCAAACCTTTAAAAATGTGTGCGTgtcagattctccaaaagtagtgtatttttggacaATCTGATACAGATGCaacatcaaaagtgaagagtccatTCGACTTAgctttttttaatattgatctTGTAAAAACATATggaatttaacttatatatattgtgATGACGTACCAAATTGTTACAGATTTTAACATGTTGTACAAACTTTTACCTTATATTGAAGTTACTAATTTCAATTGTTATGCATTCGTTGTAATTATCATTTAGTTGacataataatgtaaaaaatcATCCATTAATAAAAGTTAGTCAAAAGATCGTTGACTTTTTAAAAACCTGTTAGTGAGTTAGGTTGACTTTGCCATATATAAATTTGGGACGCCTCTAATTGCAGAGGAGCCACACAAACAACAACGtactatttttcaaattttagatacTATTCCAAATTATTACTCATTTATTCGAAGCTTTTTTTTTGCTCGTTGCAATGATGCACAATTTCACATAGTTAAACTAGAATGATTAATTATTCCATCAAACTTAAATCGTTTAATTCTCGAATCCAaactatatcacataaattgagacgaagTAATTATTTAAAGAGATGTAGAGATAATGTGTTGGTTCTAAAACAGAGCAAAGCCAACCCAATCAACATCGCTCACTGGTCGTCGAGGCGACGACTCACGTGACGAAAACGAAGAGGAAAGTGAATCatgaaaaggagaaattgaCTTCCGGCTAGACACTGACCATCGAGAAACTGTATCTAGATCCGACAAGTAATCGGGTTCGGGTTCGGGTCCAGTCTTAtgactcttcttcttcatcttcgtATTCTTCTCCGTTGCTCGCTTCAGCAATGGAGACGGGAAGCACCAATCTGAGGAAACTCCCATATCGGGTCGGGTCAATAGATTCAAAACATGCCTATCTGATCGTGCCCGTGGAGCTGACCGGAAGGATCGGGTTCGGGGCTCTTCAATTGGTTGTTGGAAATTGAAATCAGCCGCTGGTGGAGGTTTCAGTCTACGTGGTGTTTCTGGAATTGGACGGCTCCGATTGTTCTCGGCTACTTCTTGTGGATCCTCCTGTTTGATTAATGGTTGTTGAAGCTTGGGTACTCCTGGTCGGATTTCCCATTTGAACGGAATAGCTCCGGCCTGCTTAAATGATTCATCCGCTTCAATTTCCATATGACTGAAACTTACACTAAGTAATTTTCCTCCTAATACAATTTTTgctctctatatatatagtgaagatgaagaagaagattgatTTGATGCATGATCAATGGCGCAAGGAGTGGGGTTCGGTGGGccttgttttgagaattcaaatAATCCATGTTCACGCACAGGGCTGGACATGAAATATCGAAAACTGAATTACTGAATCGAatcaaattttttgatatttggtAATTGTGTATTTGATATGGTATTCGGGAGTAGAATTTTAGAATTATGATATTCGAGTTTGGATTTGATATGAGACATTAGTACCTTTGAATACGTCATaaactattcaaaatatttagaaagTATTGAAAAAATTATGACCAAAGAGAATCCAATAATTATTAGAACAAACAAATACAAACGAAGGGagtatataaaattataaattaaatataattgtgt
Coding sequences within:
- the LOC125844921 gene encoding uncharacterized protein LOC125844921 — encoded protein: MEIEADESFKQAGAIPFKWEIRPGVPKLQQPLIKQEDPQEVAENNRSRPIPETPRRLKPPPAADFNFQQPIEEPRTRSFRSAPRARSDRHVLNLLTRPDMGVSSDWCFPSPLLKRATEKNTKMKKKSHKTGPEPEPDYLSDLDTVSRWSVSSRKSISPFHDSLSSSFSSRESSPRRPVSDVDWVGFALF